Proteins co-encoded in one Theileria equi strain WA chromosome 3, complete sequence genomic window:
- a CDS encoding acetyl-CoA acetyltransferase, putative (encoded by transcript BEWA_002450A) — protein sequence MVDILGISRTPICALLGSLSKTSAAKLGAVSLMKAIGMSFIKSDSIDNLVLSQVFSAGCGPLISKQIALWAGLDRLNTFQVNQQCTSGLKATVLAFDAINSGKSQLTAVVGAESSSLAPYLLRKARYGGYGFGDGTLVDTLSRDGPRDIQEEMENLAKSSNISKFEQDQYVLESFKRAACCYSEGIMKHEIAPITVKTEQPSKGTKAWIQHKDCTISEDSFLRFVDFKNSKVDNNAKHSDGAASLIISTENFTRRANLSPVARILDYRQVSGTFPESICDAIQGVKTTINNPEKSVDLYDIMDQNAVVPLYISKRMDIDLSRMNICGSTIALGHPPGMTGVRQIISLVTALKSRGLQFGIAAGSNTHGEATAILVESCT from the exons ATGGTAGACATTCTAGGCATTTCTAGGACACCAATATGTGCGCTTTTGGGTTCACTATCCAAGACTTCTGCCGCAAAATTAG GTGCAGTTTCGCTGATGAAAGCCATTGGAATGAGCTTTATTAAGAGTGATTCCATCGATAATTTGGTATTAAGTCAAGTTTTTTCGGCTGGTTGTGGACCTTTGATCTCCAAACAGATTGCTCTTTGGGCAG GACTGGATAGGTTGAATACGTTTCAAGTCAACCAACAATGCACAAGTGGATTAAAGGCTACAGTATTAGCATTTGATGCTATAAATTCAGGAAAATCGCAACTTACAGCCGTAGTTGGTGCGGAAAGTTCATCCCTAGCTCCATACCTGCTAAGAAAGGCTAGATATGGAGGATACGGATTTGGCGATGGTACCCTTGTCGATACATTATCTCGCGATGGACCAAGGGATATTCAAGAG GAAATGGAGAATTTGGCAAAGTCGAGCAACATCAGCAAATTTGAACAGGATCAATATGTTCTAGAGAGTTTTAAAAGAGCTGCATGTTGTTACAGTGAAGGCATAATGAAGCACGAAATCGCTCCAATTACCGTTAAAACAG AACAACCATCAAAGGGAACAAAGGCTTGGATTCAACACAAGGACTGCACGATTAGCGAGGATTCATTTCTCAGATTTGTGGATTTCAAGAATTCAAAGGTAGATAACAATGCAAAACACTCTGATGGAGCTGCATCGTTGATTATTTCTACTGAAAACTTTACAAGAAGAGCAAATTTATCGCCTGTTGCCAGAATTTTAGACTATCGCCAAGTTTCTGGAACATTCCCAGAATCCATATGTGATGCTATACAAGGTGTTAAAACTACCATAAACAACCCGGAAAAGAGTGTAGATTTATACGATATTATGGATCAAAATGCAGTGGTACCCTTGTACATTTCGAAGAGGATGGATATCGATTTATCAAGAATGAACATTTGTGGAAGTACAATTGCACTGGGACACCCACCTG GAATGACGGGGGTTCGTCAAATCATCTCACTCGTAACTGCACTAAAATCCAGGGGACTTCAATTTGGAATCGCAGCTGGGTCTAATACGCATGGAGAGGCTACAGCCATCCTTGTAGAGTCCTGCACTTGA
- a CDS encoding hypothetical protein (encoded by transcript BEWA_002470A), which produces MEAVTSENTAGIAGYYDPEKTTTGDHYRFSETTPTYIRHEFVKKVFGIVGLQLLFSYGFMFACYYTEPARLFFLKNRWIGVVGLLIFAITSLVVACKPASVHNTTNAFLFISFMTLLMSLYLTSFCVAFFPFEIFIACGITLGVVFALTLFAMQTKYDFTQYLTYALVICICLIFFSIFAMIFRNKVLNIVYSTVGALVISFYLLIDVQLVVGGKKYEWTTDDYALASIVLYSDVISLFIHILSLVGNSS; this is translated from the exons ATGGAGGCTGTAACTTCGGAGAACACAGCTGGCATCGCTGGATACTATGACCCCGAAAAGA CCACCACCGGGGACCACTACCGCTTTTCGGAGACCACTCCCACCTACATTAGGCACGAATTCGTCAAGAAGGTCTTTGGAATCGTTGGATTACAATTACTC TTCTCTTATGGCTTTATGTTCGCCTGCTATTACACGGAGCCAGCTCGCCTCTTTTTCCTCAAGAACCGCTGGATTGGGGTTGTTGGACTTTTGATTTTTGCCATAACATCTTTGGTAGTTGCCTGCAAACCAGCATCTGTCCACAACACCACCAATGCGTTTTTGTTTATTTCGTTCATGACACTTTTGATGTCCTTGTACTTGACATCGTTCTGCGTGGCATTCTTCCCATTCGAAATCTTTATTGCCTGCGGAATTACCCTAGGTGTGGTGTTTGCTTTGACCCTGTTTGCCATGCAAACTAAATACGATTTTACCC AATACCTCACTTACGCTCTCGTGATTTGCATTTGTCTGATattcttttccatattcGCCATGATTTTCCGCAACAAGGTATTGAACATTGTCTATTCTACAGTCGGAGCCCTGGTTATATCCTTTTACTTGCTCATTGACGTGCAACTCGTTGTTGGCGGCAAAAAGTACGAGTGGACTACGGATGATTACGCCTTGGCATCTATTGTTCTTTACAGTGACGTTATCTCACTTTTCATTCACATCTTAAGTTTGGTTGGAAACAGTAGCTGA
- a CDS encoding hypothetical protein (encoded by transcript BEWA_002490A), with amino-acid sequence MNYSSYSEQKVTQTTNYTKLKDNSELPTEYLPDNIVIEHENRQISISIYGIPHVSNKTPPKALQAKGEFADKAKRIAFVASRMPTSDYVCLGIGRDDVTLVTCLLRGESEPGTREQDRKIESNTTMALFNHYLPIMGSIISNKIPHVGVGRNGKMKTISMTDALLNNKLEIPQLLYLQLKYRDICSNEKALKEASQLVPGIYRSIVIEEFLYSAWRLHEEIYGLINSGVLKNKQEIKLAVVVDEWVRPGLYKLVEKDFPNLLQKQIPPFRDHINYVDKRSLGKRHLFSAMVLLVPIILGIPTLLTWIVGKFLKFQDVTNIRVTYRELDPSGRIKYQDTSRD; translated from the coding sequence ATGAACTATAGCAGCTATTCCGAGCAAAAGGTGACACAAACAACTAATTATACAAAACTTAAAGACAATTCAGAACTACCTACAGAATATCTTCCCGATAACATCGTTATAGAACATGAGAATAGACAGATATCAATCTCCATTTATGGAATACCACACGTTTCAAACAAGACACCACCAAAAGCGTTGCAGGCTAAGGGTGAATTCGCTGATAAGGCAAAAAGGATAGCGTTTGTAGCATCTCGTATGCCGACCAGTGATTATGTGTGTCTGGGTATTGGCCGAGATGATGTAACCCTTGTTACTTGCCTCCTAAGAGGAGAGTCGGAACCTGGAACAAGAGAACAGGATCGAAAGATTGAATCAAATACAACTATGGCGTTGTTTAACCATTACTTACCCATTATGGGCTCCATAATCTCGAACAAAATTCCGCACGTTGGAGTAGGgaggaatggaaagatGAAGACGATTAGTATGACTGATGCGCTACTAAATAACAAGTTAGAGATCCCACAATTACTTTACTTGCAATTGAAATATCGTGATATATGCAGCAACGAGAAAGCTTTGAAGGAGGCGTCACAACTGGTCCCGGGCATTTACCGCTCTATTGTGATAGAAGAATTCTTATACAGCGCATGGAGGCTGCATGAAGAGATTTATGGACTTATTAACTCAGGGGTTCTCAAAAATAAACAGGAGATAAAACTTGCAGTGGTTGTTGATGAATGGGTTAGGCCAGGGTTATATAAACTCGTGGAAAAAGATTTCCCTAACTTGTTACAAAAGCAGATACCACCATTCAGAGACCACATTAATTACGTAGACAAGAGATCACTAGGAAAGAGACACCTATTTTCTGCAATGGTCCTTTTGGTCCCTATTATTTTGGGAATACCAACCTTACTAACTTGGATTGTAGGCAAGTTTCTAAAGTTCCAAGATGTAACAAACATACGAGTGACTTATCGGGAACTTGATCCCAGTGGAAGGATTAAGTATCAAGACACATCTAGAGATTAG
- a CDS encoding phosphatidylinositol 4-kinase family protein (encoded by transcript BEWA_002440A), translated as MELSEHLYNTLFASFRSNILPPQIELKIGYSSNSVLSIGSLVLYPKRINFRSGESKTSEGINATGYRSTKREAKSLKISICGSGKKVSDTIIVSLENNRFRQAHVLCAPDSSECGSDCEKCTKKNSKKVKFRHTYRKSYFNGVIGNKGPSNRTDIPTNNRKNIAKVAKFGITLYRIDKISHKTFKRRVKSPNSCIQEYVKNCKGKIKCKKCTIFTRDKLKIVNPNIISINTVVKTNINRPIDGLILKCELDLDGLILTSEHAISTNSSTFIPFYSSDYLECHNHPDEIDNENECCCTLKESLICSLHFKRILGEIQNILDCLYNGIGNSLKCRYMLYYHLQVLHFLQSRGLRHCNLHRIPDAILSINLGNNCKLNYKNDINDEKYLDQIFLDAKRLLKKKKFIRRIRTLSCDIKNYNGNDETNVGFHEILHALNVPHGLRCIYGQSDPFVSLDSKIFCNKMSDILIRYSDILSLKPGNISFMIEPEDFTFLRLLVNTPLYNVKLIDDVTRPDETENSRPNKAINGNISYKSINRLIWRYKGVLSRYPNTLSTFLRFVDYSDNLQVESLKTLLSCWKIQNVESLVELISCDFIVTYVRRYILDSVKSMFTVQHVNVYINQLVLALLYDVDDCLRNFLFKASLSSFELSLNLYWHLRCNSEREIEINYRRKFSECLLKYLEFLETESLSDVKRAIDRQNNFVGVLRNINKRLDNYGIDEGWKYFHTVVNDRHTNFELIGNNLEIKSGFPLFTHPNLTLKTLVPKKCRVLKSKRYPIVLHSNVAPTPNCTLCSSNIFQSSTFLFMYKFGDDLRQDQLCQQLISIINYTLKGHGIRTGLIPYKIMPISPNDGFIEFIPNSSTIFDIVNDWDSLENFLENGNLHSLDKKMHRIRYIRNFVDSLASLSVISYIFGIRDRHYHNILMTRDGFLVHVDFSYIFGADPTPLVQPPFKLSREFMGLLGGKESSLYKLFTKKFTCIFCILRSHSSEILNLLYASLSSKLPNLSLRAIVEVEMRFKLDLKRNSIEEFAQGIISESADSYSPLILDTWHKISSFFK; from the coding sequence ATGGAGCTTAGTGAACACCTCTACAACACACTTTTCGCAAGCTTTAGATCAAACATTCTCCCTCCTCAGATAGAACTGAAAATAGGCTATTCATCTAACTCTGTTCTATCCATAGGCTCTCTGgttttatatccaaaacGTATCAATTTTCGATCTGGCGAAAGTAAAACTTCGGAAGGTATAAACGCTACGGGATATAGAAGCACAAAACGTGAAGCAAAGTCACTCAAAATAAGTATTTGTGGCTCTGGAAAAAAGGTATCTGATACCATTATTGTCTCACTGGAAAATAACCGCTTTAGACAGGCTCATGTACTCTGCGCTCCAGACAGCAGTGAGTGTGGGTCTGATTGCGAAAAATGCACCAAAaagaactccaaaaagGTAAAGTTTCGCCATACCTACAGGAAGAGTTACTTTAATGGAGTTATTGGTAACAAAGGTCCCTCTAATCGCACGGATATTCCCACAAATAATCGCAAAAATATCGCTAAAGTTGCCAAGTTCGGCATAACATTGTATCGTATAGATAAAATAAGTCataaaacatttaaaaGGAGGGTAAAATCGCCTAATAGCTGTATACAAGAGTATGTGAAAAACTGTAAAGGTaaaataaaatgtaaaaaGTGTACCATATTTACAAGGGATAAACTAAAAATCGTAAATCCCAATATTATAAGCATAAACACGGTTGTTAAGACTAATATAAATCGGCCTATAGATGGTCTGATATTGAAATGTGAATTGGATTTGGATGGTTTGATTTTAACATCTGAGCATGCAATATCAACTAATTCATCcacattcattccattctaTAGTTCAGATTATTTGGAATGCCATAATCATCCTGATGAAAttgataatgaaaatgagtGTTGTTGTACATTGAAAGAATCTCTGATCTGTTctctacattttaaaaggATACTTGGTgaaatccaaaatatattaGATTGCTTGTACAATGGAATCGGAAATTCCCTAAAGTGTAGGTATATGCTTTATTACCATTTACAAgttctacattttttacagTCTAGAGGTCTAAGGCACTGTAACCTCCATCGGATTCCGGACGCTATTCTATCAATCAATCTTGGGAATAATTGTAAATTAAATTACAAAAACgatataaatgatgagAAGTATTTGGATCAGATCTTTCTGGATGCTAAAAGACTTTTAAAAAAAAAAAAATTCATTAGGCGCATAAGAACCCTTTCCTGTGatattaaaaattataACGGTAATGATGAAACAAATGTGGGTTTCCATGAAATATTACATGCTCTAAATGTTCCTCATGGACTGCGATGCATTTACGGTCAAAGTGATCCATTTGTATCACTAGATTCCAAGATATTCTGCAATAAAATGTCTGACATTCTCATTAGATATAGTGATATTTTGAGCCTCAAACCAGGAAATATATCTTTCATGATTGAACCGGAAGACTTTACATTTCTACGTCTGTTGGTAAATACACCACTTTATAACGTAAAACTGATTGATGATGTTACCCGTCCAGATGAAACCGAAAATAGTCGTCCTAACAAAGCTATAAATGGGAATATAAGCTACAAAAGTATCAATAGATTAATTTGGAGGTATAAAGGTGTCTTGTCTAGGTATCCTAACACTCTTTCCACATTCTTGAGGTTTGTGGATTACTCTGATAATCTACAAGTTGAATCTCTAAAGACGCTCTTGAGTTGCtggaaaatacaaaatgtAGAATCACTTGTAGAACTTATTTCTTGTGATTTTATTGTTACATATGTTAGGAGGTATATTTTGGACTCTGTTAAATCAATGTTTACCGTGCAACATGTCAATGTTTATATCAATCAACTAGTCTTAGCCTTGCTCTATGATGTTGATGATTGCCTGAGAAATTTCTTGTTTAAAGCTTCTTTATCAAGTTTTGAGCTTTCTTTGAACCTTTATTGGCATCTCAGATGTAATTCTGAAAGAGAAATAGAGATAAATTATAGAAGAAAATTTAGCGAATGCTTATTAAAATATCTGGAATTTCTAGAAACAGAATCCCTATCAGATGTAAAAAGAGCTATCGATAGGCAAAATAACTTTGTAGGTGTTCTGagaaatataaacaaaaggCTCGATAATTATGGAATTGATGAAGGGTGGAAATATTTCCATACGGTAGTTAATGATAGACACACAAATTTTGAGCTTATAGGAAataatttggaaataaaaTCTGGATTTCCCCTCTTCACTCATCCAAACTTGACCCTAAAAACACTTGTACCTAAAAAGTGCCGTGTTTTAAAGTCTAAGAGATATCCAATCGTTTTACATTCTAATGTAGCTCCTACGCCAAATTGTACTCTCTGTTCTTCtaacatttttcaaagttcTACATTTCTGTTCATGTACAAATTTGGCGATGATCTAAGGCAAGATCAGCTCTGTCAACAGTTAATTTCAATCATaaattatacattaaaGGGGCATGGGATAAGAACCGGACTAATTCCGTATAAAATTATGCcaatatctccaaatgACGGATTTATAGAGTTTATACCAAACTCAAGTACGATTTTTGATATTGTGAATGATTGGGATTCTTTGGaaaattttttggaaaatggGAATCTTCATAGTCTAGACAAAAAAATGCACAGAATTCGCTATATAAGAAATTTTGTGGATAGTCTTGCGTCTCTTTCTGTAATATCCTACATATTTGGAATTAGGGATCGGCACTATCACAATATTTTGATGACTAGGGACGGATTCCTTGTTCACGTGGACTTTAGCTATATTTTTGGAGCAGATCCAACACCCTTGGTACAACCTCCATTCAAACTTTCTAGAGAGTTTATGGGCCTCTTGGGAGGAAAAGAAAGCAGTTTGTACAAGTTATTTACAAAAAAGTTCACTTGTATATTCTGTATATTACGATCGCATTCATCGGAAATATTAAACTTACTCTACGCTTCACTCTCAAGCAAACTTCCAAACCTATCCCTCAGGGCTATAGTAGAAGTTGAAATGAGATTTAAACTTGACTTGAAAAGGAACTCTATAGAAGAATTTGCACAAGGCATAATTTCGGAATCTGCGGATTCATACTCGCCACTCATTTTAGATACATGGCACAAAATCTCTAGCTTTTTCAAATAG
- a CDS encoding hypothetical protein (encoded by transcript BEWA_002480A) — MSKRRNSIDKNGNQSDSLKADDNHSTDGVQTGSSPVNEEPHSQEAPNPSQPRHKKGLSFFKSFSKKVYDLGTNSNTLESTTISSIDGDSQTSDNKSEDTEESGSLVKRSGTFWRRRSEDTVKGSGSTQKADKLKEEAIEVKGSIKEQEAVHKEQEIINGDSESPLNKVDEKNVCEMVAIFKEDGDIDKFIIKTPEEPRTKSNHSVVSEERFTSIISDTNSIFSEKGKKECNKCPACIERNESKDVKSSIEGMDSVDVSKVIKIYETMLTKGNTPTNSSRRSSIAKSVNTNSGSVKRQVGSGKMERVLLPSNSDASSYFDPSLGISSSLYLSFDQGPFAISPTASITQSPPMHPSSYRNLTNDRIVTDRTKGENAKSLVRKDSGHDANISELMSTIEGNIMSKLDSQLNTFSETMQDRLDARFHGYLDRFNSEYNDAKGDVTTTGIAIGDVSRVIRDDVCQIVRDDVCKAVRDDINKVIRESIGKVVKELVEANSREIVRIVSENMETKMQQFKSFDTLSEKVIGNFERKLSSTDYGSALDGMNSRLSDLNASLDLLNSKVGAIKNANAEIHEKMLTCKTLASSMDECKIKINECRGSVNEFKGNVDYCKGAMSDCRNRINDCRDKIEQMKEVNRDIQRKMVSLKDVSGTLDAIKDKTASINISVNNINGTMRSQSTESAQFSSKLEEFTSKLADVQAVHDCLLTSLQSLATAVEAGKSGTPPLEHDSATGIGAMAEINEKINAMTNDMTKLVNVVQSMNELKSSSNYETRIKDEKLTSNETTATTAEPIDSQLETKGNTQTRSQATDPMHKSGEEAQQPCNFINGQAHTAKAEVIYPSTFETPTIYTIDQSNTYATIQEPVYTIEQPIYTTTTPLVETVPSEYGNADTISEHSAIQNAMNYPVQTFLQSTIHNAVPGTYVATFGQDQMLHRTDTQVSWVPLNGRLIKHTKKHVTLPEIAQEYIITPTPVALQLTNQLYTIQ; from the coding sequence ATGTCAAAGAGACGAAATTCTATTGACAAAAATGGCAATCAGTCTGATAGCTTAAAGGCTGATGATAACCATTCCACAGACGGGGTCCAAACTGGCTCTAGTCCAGTTAATGAAGAGCCTCATTCACAGGAAGCCCCAAATCCATCCCAACCACGCCACAAAAAGGGCCTGAGCTTCTTCAAgagtttttcaaaaaagGTTTACGACCTTGGAACTAATTCCAACACCCTAGAATCCACAACGATTTCTTCCATagatggagattctcaGACCTCTGATAATAAATCCGAAGATACAGAAGAATCAGGTTCTTTAGTAAAAAGAAGTGGTACGTTTTGGAGGAGAAGGAGCGAAGATACAGTAAAGGGGAGCGGTTCTACGCAAAAGGCTGATAAACTAAAAGAAGAGGCTATTGAAGTAAAGGGAAGTATCAAAGAACAAGAGGCCGTCCACAAGGAACAGGAAATTATTAATGGAGATAGTGAATCTCCGTTAAACAAGGTAGACGAGAAAAACGTCTGTGAGATGGTTGCAATTTTCAAAGAGGATGGTGATATTGACAAGTTTATAATCAAAACTCCTGAAGAACCTCGGACAAAAAGCAATCATTCTGTGGTCAGTGAAGAAAGATTTACTAGTATAATTAGTGATACTAATAGTATATTCTCAGAGAAGGGCAAAAAAGAGTGTAACAAGTGCCCTGCGTGTATTGAACGTAACGAATCCAAGGATGTAAAAAGTTCAATAGAAGGGATGGATAGTGTCGACGTCTCAAAAGTAATTAAAATCTATGAAACAATGCTAACAAAAGGAAACACTCCAACTAACTCCTCAAGGAGATCCAGCATTGCAAAGTCTGTCAACACAAATTCAGGATCTGTGAAGAGACAGGTTGGGTCAgggaaaatggaaagagtACTCCTACCGAGTAACTCTGATGCTTCTTCATACTTTGATCCTTCCTTAGGAATAAGTTCCAGTCTATATCTCTCTTTTGATCAAGGACCATTTGCTATCTCTCCTACGGCGTCAATTACACAATCCCCTCCTATGCATCCATCTTCATATCGAAATTTGACAAATGATCGAATTGTGACAGATAGAACAAAAGGAGAAAATGCTAAAAGTCTAGTTAGAAAGGACTCTGGTCATGATGCAAATATCAGTGAGCTCATGTCAACGATCGAGGGGAATATTATGAGCAAGCTAGATAGTCAACTAAATACATTTTCAGAAACAATGCAAGATAGACTTGATGCACGGTTCCATGGCTATCTTGATAGGTTTAATAGCGAATATAATGATGCAAAAGGAGATGTCACGACCACGGGAATCGCCATTGGTGATGTTTCTAGAGTTATACGGGATGACGTATGTCAGATAGTTAGAGATGACGTTTGTAAAGCGGTTAGGGATGACATAAATAAAGTAATTAGGGAGAGTATTGGTAAAGTAGTAAAAGAACTTGTCGAAGCAAATAGTAGAGAAATAGTAAGAATAGTATCAGAGAATATGGAAACAAAGATGCAACAGTTTAAAAGCTTTGACACACTCTCTGAAAAGGTTATTGGCAATTTTGAACGCAAACTTTCTTCAACTGATTATGGCAGTGCGCTTGATGGAATGAACTCAAGGCTTTCAGATTTAAATGCAAGCTTAGACCTGTTAAACTCTAAAGTTGGAGCTATTAAAAACGCAAATGCAGAAATTCATGAAAAAATGCTAACTTGTAAAACCCTTGCATCaagtatggatgaatgtaaaataaaGATTAACGAGTGTAGGGGATCTGTAAATGAATTCAAGGGGAATGTAGACTATTGCAAAGGTGCAATGAGTGATTGTAGAAATAGAATAAACGATTGTAGAGACAAGATAGAACAAATGAAAGAGGTTAACAGGGATATCCAAAGGAAAATGGTTTCACTAAAGGATGTTTCTGGTACCTTGGATGCAATCAAGGATAAAACTGCATCAATAAATATCTCTGTAAACAATATAAATGGAACAATGCGCTCACAGTCTACTGAATCTGCACAATTCTCTTCAAAACTAGAGGAATTTACATCAAAACTGGCTGATGTACAGGCAGTTCATGACTGTCTACTCACATCTTTACAATCTCTTGCTACAGCAGTGGAAGCTGGGAAAAGTGGAACACCTCCATTGGAACATGATAGTGCAACTGGAATTGGAGCCATGGCCGAAATaaatgaaaaaattaaCGCGATGACCAATGATATGACTAAGCTTGTTAACGTGGTTCAATCTATGAATGAACTCAAGTCTAGCAGTAATTATGAAACTAGgataaaggatgaaaagttGACAAGTAACGAAACAACTGCAACTACTGCGGAACCAATCGACTCACAGTTAGAAACTAAGGGAAATACACAAACCAGATCACAGGCTACGGATCCAATGCATAAATCAGGCGAAGAAGCGCAACAACCATGCAACTTCATAAACGGCCAAGCGCATACTGCCAAGGCTGAGGTCATTTACCCATCTACCTTTGAAACACCTACTATATACACTATTGATCAATCAAACACTTACGCTACAATACAGGAACCTGTATATACAATAGAACAACCAATATACACTACTACAACGCCTCTTGTGGAAACTGTACCCTCGGAATATGGGAATGCGGATACAATTTCCGAGCACTCTGCAATACAAAATGCTATGAACTATCCCGTTCAAACATTCTTGCAATCAACTATTCATAATGCAGTACCAGGAACATACGTTGCCACATTTGGGCAAGATCAAATGCTCCATAGAACAGATACCCAAGTATCATGGGTACCCCTAAATGGAAGACTTATAAAACATACAAAAAAACACGTTACGCTACCAGAAATAGCACAGGAATATATAATAACCCCTACCCCTGTAGCTTTACAACTCACAAATCAATTGTACACTATACAATGA
- a CDS encoding hypothetical protein (encoded by transcript BEWA_002460A), whose translation MDEKFRSLLPRTCLKCFRTFVAPQYRDKIDHLHTKLVFRGDFAQKDGTFIKEGESDDHKDICSICRCCTLDGYCRLFDNVKFHDCLRNDDNPLETVSLETEQDLSDEGNFSLYKLFDAINMSLRFETCDGSSISKGFNFCVLAIHLVNNVAINERFKRTFMKNLLQVSLEGIAELPKEWSIYLSKLGYDDLLTLCKEFDCDYSDIVPYVDTNDGDSANETNSGSKADQDADHTEAPQVISQVVDYRLRQEILDTLVNVALKFKREASSLYNHMENACKDKLLFEQLIRMKVNATIKGSEILKIVNFSLSRDTITFTGVYNKNVRGLSQTLWILDNKVVTPISIEECIGAPLNHICGSREYKFMASGREDSDVRTFGNGRIFCIEMYNCTRDIFEILYRTSRMDEVFFSDNMVNTDVLTGMNDSQEPSLLFLSSLGDCKNVQHADARLLKEYFGQLPATTQAEFSIQTSQTPTSVFPKCQTPSTEFRNLRISFNSRFERQRVQNDAEGKLKSYNCLVFSADPLDINVLKRGVKCPIDIKQRNPVRISHRRSQDIRNRTIYSLEIDPIHPRLFLLSISTQAGTYVKEFVTGDLGRTRPSLKSILGSSELYVLHLDVLDIQS comes from the exons atggatgaaaagTTCAGGAGTTTATTACCTAGAACATGCCTAAAATGTTTTAGAACTTTTGTAGCTCCGCAATATCGCGACAAAATTGACCATTTACACACAAAATTGGTCTTTAGGGGAGATTTTGCACAGAAGGACGGCACTTTTAtcaaagaaggagaatCAGATGATCACAAAGACATTTGTTCCATCTGCAGATGCTGTACTTTGGATGGCTATTGCAGATTATTTGATAATGTCAAGTTTCATGACTGTTTAAGGAACGATGATAATCCTCTAGAGACTGTAAGTTTGGAAACAGAGCAAGATTTATCAGATGAAGGTAATTTTTCTCTATACAAGCTCTTTGATGCTATAAACATGAGCCTGAGATTTGAGACTTGTGATGGCTCCTCCATTAGCAAAGGATTTAACTTTTGCGTTTTGGCTATTCACCTAGTTAACAATGTTGCCATTAATGAACGCTTCAAGAGGACCTTTATGAAGAATCTGCTCCAGGTTTCGTTGGAAGGTATAGCTGAACTTCCAAAAGAGTGGAGTATTTACTTGTCAAAACTTGGCTACGATGACTTGTTAACACTTTGCAAGGAATTTGATTGCGATTATTCTGACATTGTTCCATACGTTGATACGAATGATGGAGATTCAGCAAACGAAACAAACTCTGGGAGCAAGGCAGATCAAGACGCGGACCATACAGAGGCTCCACAAGTAATATCGCAGGTAGTAGATTACAGATTACGCCAAGAGATACTCGATACTCTCGTAAATGTAGCTTTAAAATTCAAAAGGGAGGCAAGCTCACTCTACAATCACATGgaaaatgcatgcaaagaCAAGCTTTTGTTTGAGCAGTTGATCAGAATGAAGGTGAATGCGACAATAAAGGGCTCAGAGATCCTGAAAAttgtaaacttttcatTATCTAGAGACACAATTACGTTCACTGGAGTATATAATAAGAACGTCAGGGGACTCAGTCAGACATTGTGGATTTTGGATAACAAGGTTGTAACACCAATATCAATCGAAGAATGCATCGGTGCCCCTTTAAACCACATTTGTGGCTCTAGAGAGTACAAATTTATGGCATCAGGGAGGGAAGATTCTGACGTTAGGACGTTTGgaaatggaaggatattTTGTATTGAAATGTACAATTGCACTAGAgacatttttgaaattttgtataGGACCAGTAGAATGGATGAAGTGTTTTTCAGTGACAATATGGTTAATACAGATGTTTTAACAGGTATGAACGACTCGCAAGAGCCATCCCTGCTCTTTTTGAGTAGCCTAGGAGACTGCAAAAATGTGCAGCATGCAGATGCGAGACTACTCAAGGAGTATTTTGGACAGCTTCCCGCAACTACGCAGGCTGAATTTTCCATACAAACATCTCAAACACCTACTTCAGTTTTTCCAAAGTGTCAAACTCCATCGACTGAATTCAGGAACCTGAGAATATCCTTTAATAGCAGATTCGAACGTCAGAGAGTTCAAAACGATGCTGAGGGAAAGCTAAAGAGTTACAACTGCCTAGTTTTTTCAGCTGATCCATTGGATATCAATGTGTTGAAGCGTGGCGTAAAGTGTCCTATTGATATTAAGCAGCGGAACCCCGTTCGAATATCCCATCGCCGCTCTCAAGACATTAGGAATCGTACGATTTATAGCCTTGAAATCGACCCTATTCATCCAAGACTGTTTTTATTATCTATTTCCACTCAAGCAG GAACGTATGTCAAGGAGTTTGTAACTGGTGATTTGGGCAGAACGAGACCATCTCTCAAGAGCATTTTGGGTTCATCCGAACTGTATGTACTCCACTTGGATGTTTTGGATATCCAGAGCTGA